One window of the Streptomyces sp. TS71-3 genome contains the following:
- a CDS encoding site-2 protease family protein, producing the protein MIRSEGRFERGDSVDESGGSGQPLPGSGGADHRGADREHHDDPECSGRTQHPEHPEGTVARPEHTQDTAAPDRADGTDPAAGRPSDAAREHPEPRSPATEHPAPAPEHPDQPAAPGTAGTGTHGRPAAPASPGPGAQHTPDDEPADHAAQDSGEEGDRPSDSGKSGLEGPADRPPEPIGTTTPPPRKPGQPRKPGPGGGILMGRPFGVPVYVAPSWFLVAALITWVFGGQLDRVLPELGVARYLVSLFFAVAFYGSVLIHELAHTVAALRFQLPVRRIQLQFFGGVSEIEKETETPGREFTLAFVGPLLSLVLAALFFAALQAVEPRTVPGVLLAGLMASNLIVAVFNLLPGLPLDGGRMLRAVVWKISGKPMTGTVAAAWVGRALAIAVLIGLPLLTQSGLFGGRAAGTGGVDTITDALLAAILAAIIWTGAGNSLRMARLREHLPELRARTLTRRAIPVQTETPLSEALRRANEAGARALVVVDPQGAPLSVVRENAIVGIPEHRRPWVAVSTVAQELTDGMRVSAELAGEELLDALRASPATEYLVIEETGEIYGVLSAADVERAFVKAMARPN; encoded by the coding sequence ATGATCAGGAGCGAGGGACGCTTCGAACGAGGGGACAGCGTGGACGAGAGCGGCGGAAGCGGGCAGCCGCTGCCCGGAAGCGGCGGCGCGGACCACCGCGGCGCCGACCGGGAACACCACGACGACCCCGAGTGTTCCGGCAGGACACAGCACCCGGAACATCCCGAAGGCACAGTGGCACGCCCAGAGCACACCCAGGACACCGCAGCCCCCGACCGCGCCGACGGCACGGATCCCGCGGCCGGGCGCCCCTCCGACGCCGCACGGGAACACCCCGAACCCCGCTCCCCGGCAACCGAGCACCCCGCCCCCGCACCGGAGCACCCCGACCAGCCCGCGGCCCCCGGCACCGCCGGCACCGGCACCCACGGCCGTCCGGCGGCCCCCGCATCCCCCGGCCCCGGCGCCCAGCACACCCCGGACGACGAGCCCGCCGACCACGCGGCGCAGGATTCCGGCGAGGAGGGCGACCGCCCGTCGGACTCCGGCAAGAGCGGCCTGGAAGGCCCCGCAGACCGTCCCCCCGAGCCCATCGGCACCACCACCCCGCCGCCCCGCAAACCGGGACAGCCCCGCAAACCCGGACCCGGCGGCGGCATCCTGATGGGCCGCCCCTTCGGCGTGCCCGTCTACGTCGCCCCGAGCTGGTTCCTCGTCGCCGCCCTGATCACCTGGGTCTTCGGCGGGCAGCTCGACCGCGTCCTGCCCGAGCTGGGCGTGGCACGCTACCTCGTCTCCCTCTTCTTCGCGGTCGCCTTCTACGGCTCCGTCCTCATCCACGAACTCGCCCACACCGTCGCCGCACTCCGCTTCCAGCTCCCGGTGCGCCGCATCCAGCTCCAGTTCTTCGGCGGCGTCTCCGAGATCGAGAAGGAGACCGAGACGCCCGGGCGCGAGTTCACCCTCGCCTTCGTCGGGCCGCTCCTCTCGCTGGTCCTCGCGGCCCTCTTCTTCGCCGCGCTGCAAGCCGTCGAACCCCGTACCGTGCCCGGCGTGCTCCTCGCCGGCCTGATGGCGTCCAACCTGATCGTCGCCGTCTTCAACCTCCTGCCCGGCCTGCCCCTCGACGGCGGCCGGATGCTCCGCGCCGTCGTCTGGAAGATCAGCGGCAAACCCATGACCGGCACCGTCGCCGCCGCCTGGGTCGGCAGGGCGCTCGCCATCGCCGTCCTCATCGGCCTGCCGCTGCTCACCCAGTCGGGACTCTTCGGCGGCCGCGCCGCCGGCACCGGCGGCGTGGACACCATCACCGACGCCCTGCTCGCCGCGATCCTCGCCGCCATCATCTGGACCGGCGCAGGAAACAGCCTGCGCATGGCCCGCCTCCGCGAGCACCTGCCCGAACTGCGCGCCCGCACCCTCACGCGGCGGGCCATCCCCGTGCAGACCGAGACCCCGCTGTCCGAGGCGCTGCGCCGCGCCAACGAAGCCGGCGCCCGCGCCCTCGTCGTCGTCGACCCGCAGGGCGCCCCCCTCTCCGTCGTCCGTGAGAACGCCATCGTCGGCATCCCCGAGCACCGCCGCCCCTGGGTCGCCGTCAGCACCGTCGCCCAGGAGCTCACCGACGGCATGCGGGTCTCCGCGGAGCTCGCCGGGGAGGAACTCCTCGACGCCCTGCGGGCCAGCCCCGCCACCGAGTACCTGGTCATCGAGGAGACCGGCGAGATCTACGGCGTGCTGTCCGCCGCCGACGTCGAGCGCGCCTTCGTCAAGGCCATGGCCCGCCCGAACTGA
- a CDS encoding response regulator transcription factor, which translates to MAVRVLLVDDQPLLRTGFRMILEAEQDIAVVGEAGDGLQALDQVRALQPDVVLMDIRMPRMDGVEATRQISGPGRDGPAKVLVLTTFDLDEYVVEALRAGASGFLLKDAPANELVQAIRVVAAGEAMLAPSITRRLLDKYAGHLPSGEEPVPDTLHTLTEREVEVLKLVARGLSNAEIAADLFVSETTVKTHVGHVLTKLGLRDRVQAAVYAYESGLVRPGAQ; encoded by the coding sequence GTGGCCGTCCGTGTCCTTCTGGTCGACGACCAGCCGCTGCTGCGCACCGGATTCCGGATGATCCTGGAGGCCGAGCAGGACATCGCGGTCGTCGGCGAGGCCGGGGACGGCCTTCAGGCCCTGGACCAGGTGCGCGCGCTGCAACCCGACGTGGTGCTGATGGACATCCGGATGCCGCGGATGGACGGCGTGGAGGCCACTCGCCAGATCTCGGGACCCGGCAGGGACGGCCCGGCGAAGGTGCTGGTGCTGACGACGTTCGACCTCGACGAGTACGTGGTCGAGGCGCTCCGGGCGGGCGCGAGCGGCTTCCTGCTGAAGGACGCCCCGGCGAACGAGCTGGTCCAGGCGATCCGGGTGGTCGCCGCGGGCGAGGCGATGCTGGCGCCGAGCATCACCCGGCGGCTCCTCGACAAGTACGCGGGGCACCTGCCGTCGGGCGAGGAGCCGGTGCCCGACACGCTGCACACCCTCACGGAGCGTGAGGTGGAGGTGCTGAAGCTGGTGGCGCGCGGGCTGTCGAACGCCGAGATCGCCGCGGACCTGTTCGTGAGCGAGACGACGGTGAAGACGCATGTGGGGCACGTGCTGACGAAACTGGGCCTGCGCGACCGGGTCCAGGCGGCGGTGTACGCCTACGAGAGCGGCTTGGTGCGCCCGGGCGCGCAGTGA
- a CDS encoding ABC transporter substrate-binding protein, which translates to MNRRSLALPAVIGVLAPLLAACGGSQSGSGGKPITVGTTDRFSASKAVPAPLDPAYAYDAGSWNVLRQTLQTLMVLPRGGGNPVPEAARRCTFTDTGDERYACTLRPGLAFADGQKVTAADVKYSIDRVLRIKADSGVSGLLSNIDTVETRGDAQVVFHLKTPDATFPYKLATPAAGIVPPSKYPKDRLRTGFRVDGSGPYRFRARTRAGTLTTAVFTRNPHYTGAWDPKSDTVELRSFPEDPDAMGRALEKGDIDLMTRTLSPEQIRKYKDHPTPDVDLVEEPGLEIRYLAFNTGAAPVRNTAVRQAMAQVVDRGALASGVYGTTAEPLYSLVPATITGHTNAFFNGYGNPSPAKARAILKKAHVRTPVRLTLNYTTDHYGRSTEKEFEELRKQLNGSGLFHVDIKGTPWDTFRAQQLKGKYAVYGLGWFPDFPDADNFIAPFLDKDNFLASPYANSTVRDELIPQSRRAADRLNASTSLARIQDIVATDVPVLPLWQGKQYVAARDDVQGAEWALDTSSNLQLWELSRGVSG; encoded by the coding sequence ATGAACCGCAGGAGCTTGGCGCTGCCGGCCGTGATCGGCGTCCTGGCCCCCCTGCTCGCCGCATGCGGCGGGTCGCAGAGCGGCAGCGGCGGCAAGCCCATCACGGTCGGCACCACCGACCGGTTCTCCGCGTCCAAGGCGGTGCCGGCGCCCCTCGACCCCGCCTACGCCTACGACGCCGGCTCCTGGAACGTCCTCCGGCAGACCCTCCAGACCCTGATGGTCCTGCCCCGCGGCGGCGGCAACCCGGTCCCCGAGGCAGCCCGCCGGTGCACCTTCACCGACACCGGCGACGAGCGGTACGCCTGCACCCTCCGCCCCGGCCTGGCCTTCGCGGACGGCCAGAAGGTCACCGCCGCCGACGTGAAGTACTCCATCGACCGGGTGCTGCGCATCAAGGCCGACAGCGGCGTCTCCGGCCTGCTCTCCAACATCGACACCGTCGAGACCCGGGGCGACGCGCAGGTCGTCTTCCACCTGAAGACGCCCGACGCCACCTTCCCGTACAAGCTCGCCACGCCCGCCGCCGGCATCGTGCCGCCCTCGAAGTACCCGAAGGACCGCCTCCGCACCGGCTTCAGGGTGGACGGCTCCGGCCCCTACCGGTTCCGGGCGAGGACCAGGGCGGGCACCCTCACCACCGCCGTCTTCACCAGGAACCCGCACTACACCGGCGCGTGGGACCCCAAGAGCGACACGGTCGAACTGCGCAGCTTCCCCGAGGACCCCGACGCCATGGGCCGTGCGCTGGAGAAGGGCGACATCGACCTGATGACGCGCACCCTGTCGCCCGAGCAGATCAGGAAGTACAAGGACCACCCCACCCCCGACGTCGACCTCGTCGAGGAACCCGGCCTGGAGATCCGCTACCTGGCCTTCAACACCGGCGCGGCACCCGTCCGGAACACGGCGGTCCGCCAGGCCATGGCGCAGGTCGTGGACCGCGGCGCGCTGGCCTCCGGCGTCTACGGCACCACCGCCGAGCCGCTCTACTCGCTCGTCCCCGCCACGATCACCGGCCACACCAACGCCTTCTTCAACGGGTACGGCAACCCCAGCCCCGCCAAGGCCCGCGCCATCCTCAAGAAGGCACACGTCAGAACACCCGTCCGGCTGACCCTGAACTACACCACCGACCACTACGGCCGCAGCACCGAGAAGGAGTTCGAGGAGCTGCGGAAGCAGCTGAACGGCAGCGGCCTCTTCCACGTCGACATCAAGGGCACCCCCTGGGACACGTTCCGCGCCCAGCAGCTCAAAGGAAAGTACGCCGTCTACGGGCTGGGATGGTTCCCCGACTTCCCGGACGCCGACAACTTCATCGCCCCCTTCCTCGACAAGGACAACTTCCTCGCCTCTCCCTACGCCAACTCCACGGTCCGGGACGAGTTGATACCGCAGTCCCGGCGTGCGGCAGACCGGCTCAACGCATCGACGAGCCTCGCCCGGATCCAGGACATCGTCGCCACCGACGTACCGGTGCTGCCCCTGTGGCAGGGCAAGCAGTACGTGGCCGCACGCGACGACGTCCAGGGGGCCGAGTGGGCGCTCGACACGTCATCGAACCTCCAGCTGTGGGAGCTCAGCCGCGGTGTCAGCGGCTGA
- a CDS encoding RecB family exonuclease has protein sequence MAGAAGKPGAAASEAGQGRVPAGVGGTGDVSGSAQGSGSAQDPAAQVWQGAVPAQGGAAGEREGAAEGRRGGGGGRRGGGAAWPTSLSPSRASDFMQCPLLYRFRVIDRLPEKPSAAATRGTLVHAVLERLFDAPAGQRTALRAKSLIPGQWERLRQARPELAELFADADEEEAGAGMARWLAQAEELVERWFTLEDPTRLEPAEREMFVETQLESGLRLRGIIDRVDVAPTGEVRIVDYKTGKAPRPEYAQGAHFQMSFYALVVWRLKGVIPRRLQLVYLGSGDVVTYDPVASDLEAVERKLHALWEAIRLATETGDWRPRPSKLCGWCDHQAVCPEFGGTPPPYPLPLALPLGAADPDASPQGTMGPH, from the coding sequence ATGGCCGGCGCGGCCGGCAAGCCGGGCGCGGCGGCCTCGGAAGCCGGTCAGGGCAGGGTGCCGGCAGGGGTCGGGGGCACTGGGGACGTTTCGGGCTCCGCGCAGGGTTCGGGTTCCGCGCAGGACCCGGCCGCGCAGGTCTGGCAGGGCGCGGTGCCGGCCCAGGGCGGGGCTGCCGGGGAGCGCGAGGGTGCCGCGGAGGGTCGGCGCGGGGGTGGCGGCGGCCGGCGGGGCGGTGGTGCCGCGTGGCCCACGTCCCTGTCGCCCTCACGGGCGAGTGACTTCATGCAGTGCCCGCTGCTGTACCGCTTCCGGGTGATCGACCGGCTGCCGGAGAAGCCGAGCGCGGCGGCCACCCGGGGCACGCTGGTGCACGCGGTGCTCGAGCGGCTCTTCGACGCTCCGGCGGGGCAGCGCACCGCACTTCGTGCGAAGTCCCTGATCCCCGGGCAGTGGGAGCGGCTGCGGCAGGCGCGCCCGGAGCTGGCGGAGCTGTTCGCCGACGCCGATGAGGAGGAGGCCGGCGCCGGGATGGCCCGCTGGCTCGCTCAGGCCGAGGAACTGGTCGAGCGCTGGTTCACCCTGGAGGACCCGACGCGTCTCGAGCCGGCGGAGCGCGAGATGTTCGTGGAGACGCAGTTGGAGTCGGGCCTGCGGCTGCGCGGCATCATCGACCGCGTCGACGTGGCGCCGACGGGCGAGGTGCGCATCGTCGACTACAAGACGGGCAAGGCCCCGCGCCCGGAGTACGCCCAGGGCGCGCACTTCCAGATGAGCTTCTACGCGCTGGTGGTGTGGCGCCTGAAGGGCGTGATCCCCCGCCGGCTCCAGCTGGTGTACCTGGGCAGCGGCGATGTGGTGACGTACGACCCCGTCGCCTCGGACCTGGAGGCGGTGGAGCGGAAGCTGCACGCGCTGTGGGAGGCGATCCGGCTGGCGACGGAGACCGGCGACTGGCGGCCGCGGCCCTCGAAGCTGTGCGGCTGGTGCGACCACCAGGCGGTGTGCCCGGAGTTCGGCGGTACTCCCCCGCCGTACCCGCTGCCGCTGGCACTGCCGCTCGGGGCGGCTGATCCGGATGCCTCGCCGCAGGGCACAATGGGCCCCCACTAG
- a CDS encoding HAD family phosphatase, with the protein MTSTVPAVDAQMAEGSALGAVLLDMDGTLVDTEGFWWDAEVEVFARLGHALDEAWRDVVVGGPMTRSAAFLIESTGADVTVPELTVLLNDGFERRISGALPLMPGAGRLLAELAQHGIPTALVSATHRRIMDRILVSLGPEHFRLTVAGDEVERTKPHPDPYLLAAAGLGVHPGRCAVIEDTATGVAAGEAAGCRVIAVPSVAPVPPADGRTIVASLEEVDLPFLRGLMALPMSA; encoded by the coding sequence ATGACCAGTACCGTCCCCGCTGTCGATGCCCAGATGGCCGAAGGTTCCGCTCTGGGGGCCGTGCTCCTCGACATGGACGGCACGCTCGTCGACACGGAGGGCTTCTGGTGGGACGCGGAGGTCGAGGTCTTCGCCCGGCTCGGCCACGCCCTCGACGAGGCCTGGCGCGACGTCGTCGTGGGCGGCCCCATGACCCGCAGCGCGGCCTTCCTGATCGAGTCCACCGGCGCCGACGTCACCGTCCCGGAGCTGACCGTGCTGCTCAACGACGGCTTCGAGCGGCGCATCAGCGGGGCGCTGCCGCTGATGCCGGGAGCCGGGCGGCTGCTGGCCGAGCTGGCCCAGCACGGGATCCCCACCGCCCTGGTGTCGGCGACGCACCGGCGCATCATGGACCGCATCCTGGTGTCGCTCGGCCCCGAGCACTTCCGGCTGACCGTCGCCGGCGACGAGGTCGAGCGGACCAAGCCGCACCCCGACCCCTACCTGCTGGCCGCGGCCGGCCTCGGCGTCCACCCGGGCCGGTGCGCCGTCATCGAGGACACCGCCACCGGCGTGGCCGCCGGCGAGGCGGCCGGCTGCCGGGTGATCGCGGTCCCGTCCGTCGCCCCCGTCCCGCCGGCCGACGGGCGCACCATCGTCGCCTCCCTCGAAGAGGTCGATCTGCCCTTTCTGCGGGGCCTGATGGCGCTGCCCATGAGCGCCTGA
- a CDS encoding ABC transporter substrate-binding protein, with protein MTLRKRWPVLAVAAGLTGAFVTGCGSDQGGSGGTGKPLIVGMSDDVLATDPASGYDPGSWLLFNNVFQSLLSFPNGATEPVPEAAKSCTFADSRSMTYRCTLRDGLKFSNGDALTSTDVKFSFDRMMRINDPAGPAVMFPTLDRVDTPDKSTVVFSLKVPDATFPSKIASGAGSIVDHRVYPADKLRTDGKAVGSGPYTLQSFGKKQAVFGINSQYEGTAKVRNSGITLDFFHGGQSKLKQALLKGDVDIAYRGLAAKDIADIQQDAASDSKGIDVIEGSSAEVQHLVFNLNDPVAGKLSVRKAITYLLDRNALIDKVYQNTATPLYSIIPAGIVGHNTAYFDTYGPRPDRDKAKQVLRENGVTGKVKLTLWSTPSRYGPATDEELQTIADQLNASGLFDADMKSVGFDQYQRDINSGKYGVYVKGWVPDYPDPDNFTQPFFGTGNVLGNHYENGTITRDIIPATAASGDRTATTRDYDKLQDIVADELPILPVWQAKQYAVVHGSVYGVENCLDPSTVFRFWELSKD; from the coding sequence ATGACTTTGCGCAAACGATGGCCCGTCCTCGCCGTCGCCGCCGGACTCACCGGCGCCTTCGTGACCGGCTGCGGCAGTGACCAGGGTGGTTCCGGGGGAACGGGAAAGCCCCTGATCGTCGGCATGTCCGACGACGTCCTGGCCACCGACCCCGCGTCCGGCTACGACCCCGGCTCCTGGCTGTTGTTCAACAACGTCTTCCAGTCCCTGCTCAGCTTCCCCAACGGTGCGACGGAGCCCGTCCCCGAGGCGGCCAAGTCCTGCACCTTCGCCGACTCCCGCAGCATGACCTACCGCTGCACCCTGAGGGACGGCCTGAAGTTCAGCAACGGTGACGCCCTCACGTCCACCGACGTGAAGTTCTCCTTCGACCGCATGATGCGGATAAACGATCCTGCCGGTCCGGCCGTCATGTTCCCCACCCTGGACAGGGTGGACACGCCCGACAAGAGCACCGTCGTCTTCTCGCTCAAGGTCCCCGACGCCACCTTCCCCAGCAAGATCGCCTCCGGCGCCGGATCGATCGTCGACCACCGCGTGTACCCGGCCGACAAGCTCCGCACCGACGGCAAGGCCGTCGGCTCCGGCCCCTACACCCTCCAGTCGTTCGGCAAGAAGCAGGCCGTCTTCGGGATCAACTCGCAGTACGAGGGCACCGCGAAGGTCCGCAACTCCGGCATCACCCTCGACTTCTTCCACGGCGGCCAGAGCAAGCTGAAGCAGGCCCTGCTGAAGGGCGACGTCGACATCGCCTACCGCGGCCTGGCCGCCAAGGACATCGCCGACATCCAGCAGGACGCCGCCAGCGACAGCAAGGGCATCGATGTCATCGAGGGCTCCAGCGCCGAGGTCCAGCACCTGGTCTTCAACCTGAACGACCCGGTGGCGGGCAAGCTCAGCGTCCGCAAGGCCATCACCTACCTGCTGGACCGCAACGCCCTGATCGACAAGGTCTACCAGAACACCGCCACACCGCTGTACTCGATCATCCCGGCCGGGATCGTCGGCCACAACACGGCCTACTTCGACACCTACGGCCCCCGCCCGGACCGCGACAAGGCCAAGCAGGTCCTCCGCGAGAACGGCGTCACCGGCAAGGTCAAGCTGACCCTGTGGTCCACCCCGTCCCGCTACGGCCCCGCGACCGACGAAGAGCTCCAGACCATCGCCGACCAGCTCAACGCCAGCGGCCTCTTCGACGCCGACATGAAGTCCGTCGGGTTCGACCAGTACCAGCGCGACATCAACAGCGGAAAGTACGGGGTCTACGTCAAGGGCTGGGTGCCGGACTACCCGGACCCCGACAACTTCACGCAGCCGTTCTTCGGCACCGGGAACGTCCTCGGCAACCACTACGAGAACGGGACGATCACCAGGGACATCATCCCGGCCACCGCCGCCAGCGGCGACCGCACGGCGACCACCCGTGACTACGACAAGCTCCAGGACATCGTCGCCGACGAACTGCCCATCCTGCCGGTGTGGCAGGCCAAGCAGTACGCGGTCGTGCACGGGAGCGTCTACGGCGTCGAGAACTGCCTCGATCCGTCCACGGTGTTCCGGTTCTGGGAACTCAGCAAGGACTGA
- a CDS encoding tRNA (adenine-N1)-methyltransferase: protein MSEPTGAARRRGPFKVGDQVQLTDPKGRHYTFTLEAGKNFHTHKGSFPHDELIGAPEGSVVRTTGNVAYLALRPLLPDYVLSMPRGAAVVYPKDAGQILSFADIFPGARVVEAGVGSGSLSAFLLRAVGDQGMLHSYERRADFADIARQNVERYFGEPHPAWQLTVGDLQDHLSDSDVDRVILDMLAPWECLDAVSKALVPGGILCSYVATTTQLARTMESIREIGCFNEPTAWETMIRNWHVEGLAVRPDHRMIGHTGFLLTARRLADGVEPPMRRRRPAKGAYGDDYTGPNADGGTPR, encoded by the coding sequence ATGTCCGAACCGACCGGTGCCGCCCGCCGTCGCGGGCCCTTCAAGGTCGGGGACCAGGTCCAGCTCACCGATCCCAAGGGACGCCACTACACGTTCACGCTCGAAGCCGGGAAGAACTTCCACACCCACAAGGGATCCTTCCCCCACGACGAGCTGATCGGCGCCCCCGAAGGCAGTGTTGTCCGCACCACGGGAAACGTCGCCTACCTGGCGCTGCGCCCCCTGCTCCCCGACTACGTCCTGTCCATGCCCCGCGGCGCCGCCGTGGTCTACCCCAAGGACGCGGGACAGATCCTGTCCTTCGCCGACATCTTCCCCGGCGCGCGCGTCGTCGAGGCCGGTGTCGGATCGGGGTCCCTCAGCGCCTTCCTGCTGCGGGCCGTCGGAGACCAGGGCATGCTGCACTCCTACGAGCGCAGGGCGGACTTCGCGGACATCGCCCGGCAGAACGTCGAACGCTACTTCGGCGAGCCCCACCCCGCCTGGCAGCTCACCGTCGGCGACCTCCAGGACCACCTCTCGGACAGCGACGTCGACCGCGTCATCCTCGACATGCTCGCCCCCTGGGAGTGCCTCGACGCCGTGTCCAAGGCGCTCGTCCCCGGCGGCATCCTCTGCTCCTATGTGGCCACCACCACCCAGCTCGCGCGCACCATGGAGTCCATCCGCGAGATCGGCTGCTTCAACGAGCCGACCGCCTGGGAGACCATGATCCGCAACTGGCACGTCGAGGGCCTGGCCGTCCGCCCCGACCACCGCATGATCGGCCACACCGGCTTCCTGCTCACCGCCCGCCGCCTCGCCGACGGCGTCGAACCCCCGATGCGCCGCCGCCGGCCCGCCAAGGGCGCCTACGGCGACGACTACACCGGCCCCAACGCCGACGGGGGCACCCCCCGCTAG
- the arc gene encoding proteasome ATPase, with protein sequence MAAHDDDMNRGIRPGRGSEDPAGQIAYLEQEIAVLRRKLADSPRHTRILEERIVELQTNLAGVSAQNERLANTLREARDQIVALKEEVDRLAQPPAGFGVFLSANEDGTADIFTGGRKLRVNVSPSVELDELRRGQEVMLNEALNVVDAMEFERAGDIVTLKEILEDGERALVLGHTDEERVVRLAEPLLDVTIRPGDALLLEPRSGYVYEVIPKSEVEELVLEEVPDISYDKIGGLGGQIEMIRDAVELPYLYPDLFKEHELRPPKGVLLYGPPGCGKTLIAKAVANSLAKKVAEVTGQPAGKSYFLNIKGPELLNKYVGETERHIRLVFQRAREKASEGTPVIVFFDEMESLFRTRGSGVSSDVENTIVPQLLAEIDGVEGLENVIVIGASNREDMIDPAILRPGRLDVKIKIERPDAEAAKDIFAKYLTARLPLHSDDLAEHGTDKAATVQGMIQSVVEQMYAESEENRFLEVTYANGDKEVLYFKDFNSGAMIENIVGRAKKMAIKAFLEQNQKGLRVSHLLQACVDEFKENEDLPNTTNPDDWARISGKKGERIVYIRTLVTGKQGADTGRSIDTVANTGQYL encoded by the coding sequence GTGGCAGCCCACGACGACGACATGAACCGCGGCATCCGGCCCGGTCGCGGGTCCGAGGACCCCGCTGGTCAGATCGCCTATCTTGAGCAGGAGATCGCCGTCCTGCGGCGCAAGCTCGCCGACTCTCCGCGCCACACGAGGATTCTCGAAGAGCGGATCGTCGAGCTGCAGACCAATCTGGCCGGCGTCTCCGCACAGAACGAGCGACTTGCGAACACGCTCCGTGAGGCCCGAGACCAGATCGTGGCCCTCAAGGAGGAGGTCGACCGGCTCGCGCAGCCGCCCGCCGGATTCGGCGTCTTCCTCTCGGCCAACGAGGACGGCACAGCCGACATCTTCACCGGAGGCCGCAAACTCCGCGTGAACGTCAGCCCCAGCGTCGAGCTCGACGAGCTCAGGCGCGGCCAGGAAGTGATGCTCAACGAAGCACTCAACGTGGTCGACGCCATGGAGTTCGAGCGCGCCGGAGACATCGTCACCCTCAAGGAGATCCTCGAGGACGGCGAGCGCGCCCTGGTGCTCGGACACACCGACGAGGAGCGGGTCGTCAGGCTCGCCGAACCCCTCCTCGACGTCACCATCCGCCCCGGCGACGCGCTCCTGCTGGAGCCCCGCTCGGGCTACGTCTACGAGGTCATCCCCAAGAGCGAGGTCGAAGAGCTCGTCCTCGAAGAGGTCCCGGACATCAGCTACGACAAGATCGGCGGCCTCGGCGGTCAGATCGAGATGATCCGCGACGCCGTCGAGCTCCCGTACCTCTACCCCGACCTGTTCAAGGAGCACGAGCTCAGGCCCCCGAAGGGCGTCCTGCTCTACGGCCCGCCCGGCTGCGGCAAGACGCTGATCGCCAAGGCCGTCGCGAACTCCCTCGCGAAGAAGGTCGCGGAGGTCACCGGCCAGCCCGCGGGCAAGAGCTACTTCCTCAACATCAAGGGACCAGAGCTCCTCAACAAGTACGTCGGCGAGACCGAGCGGCACATCCGCCTCGTCTTCCAGCGCGCCCGCGAGAAGGCGAGCGAAGGCACCCCGGTCATCGTGTTCTTCGACGAAATGGAATCCCTCTTCCGCACCCGGGGCTCGGGCGTCAGCTCGGACGTGGAGAACACCATCGTCCCCCAGCTGCTGGCCGAGATCGACGGTGTCGAGGGCCTGGAGAACGTCATCGTCATCGGCGCCTCCAACCGCGAGGACATGATCGACCCCGCCATCCTCCGCCCGGGCCGGCTCGACGTGAAGATCAAGATCGAGCGCCCCGACGCAGAGGCCGCCAAGGACATCTTCGCCAAGTACCTCACGGCCCGGCTCCCCCTGCACAGCGACGACCTCGCCGAACACGGCACCGACAAGGCCGCCACCGTCCAGGGCATGATCCAGTCCGTGGTCGAGCAGATGTACGCGGAATCCGAGGAGAACCGCTTCCTCGAGGTCACCTACGCCAACGGCGACAAGGAAGTCCTCTACTTCAAGGACTTCAATTCCGGCGCAATGATCGAGAACATCGTCGGCCGCGCCAAGAAGATGGCCATCAAGGCCTTCCTCGAACAGAACCAGAAAGGCCTCCGCGTCTCCCACCTCCTCCAGGCATGCGTGGACGAGTTCAAGGAGAACGAGGACCTCCCCAACACCACCAACCCCGACGACTGGGCCAGGATCTCCGGAAAGAAGGGCGAGCGGATCGTCTACATCCGCACCCTCGTCACCGGAAAGCAGGGCGCGGACACCGGGCGCTCCATCGACACGGTGGCGAACACCGGACAATACCTGTAA